In Nocardia yunnanensis, one DNA window encodes the following:
- a CDS encoding MCE family protein: MVLALVAAVVICLVTFAGGFDDTVKVTVASPRAGLVMDKDAKVKIRGVEIGRVSGITDTADGARIELAVDADKLKMVPANATVDINSTTVFGAKYINFVEPRNPSSDSLAAGAVVQAGSVTVEFNTLFQHLNDVLAKVQPEKLNATLTALGQALDGRGDKIGQLLVNSDEYLRDINPSLPDLQRDLRTSVGVTNLYADTMPDLLHTTGNVEVTGKTITDEKANFDRVLLDVVGLDDQTGGVLKDNQQQLVTALDLLRPTTQLLNEYNPALYCLVVGSADALPVGNRIFGGDAPWVTLNAGLQPGGTPYEYPKDLPKVNATGGPHCENILDRVPGSHANYLVTDTSEGEVWTPSTSTHLNGPKVFQLLFAGMPGVPNP, from the coding sequence ATGGTGCTCGCGCTGGTCGCGGCCGTCGTGATCTGCCTGGTGACCTTCGCCGGCGGCTTCGACGACACGGTCAAGGTCACCGTCGCGTCACCGCGCGCCGGCCTGGTCATGGACAAGGACGCCAAGGTCAAGATTCGCGGTGTCGAGATCGGCCGGGTCTCCGGGATCACCGACACCGCCGACGGCGCGCGCATCGAACTGGCCGTCGACGCGGACAAGTTGAAGATGGTGCCCGCCAACGCCACCGTCGACATCAATTCGACGACCGTGTTCGGCGCCAAGTACATCAACTTCGTCGAGCCGCGGAATCCGTCGTCCGATTCGCTCGCGGCCGGGGCGGTCGTTCAGGCCGGTTCGGTAACCGTCGAATTCAACACGCTGTTCCAGCATCTCAACGATGTGCTCGCGAAGGTCCAGCCGGAGAAGTTGAACGCCACCCTGACCGCGCTCGGTCAGGCGCTCGACGGGCGGGGCGACAAGATCGGGCAGCTGCTGGTCAACAGCGACGAATACCTGCGCGACATCAACCCGAGTCTGCCCGACCTGCAGCGTGACCTGCGGACGTCGGTCGGCGTCACCAACCTCTACGCCGATACCATGCCGGACCTGTTGCACACCACCGGAAATGTGGAGGTCACGGGCAAGACGATCACCGACGAGAAGGCCAACTTCGATCGGGTGCTGCTCGACGTCGTCGGGCTCGACGACCAGACCGGCGGCGTGCTCAAGGACAACCAGCAGCAGCTGGTCACCGCATTGGATCTGTTGCGGCCCACCACCCAACTGCTCAACGAGTACAACCCCGCGCTGTACTGCCTCGTCGTCGGATCGGCCGACGCGCTGCCGGTCGGCAACCGCATCTTCGGCGGCGACGCCCCCTGGGTGACGTTGAACGCCGGCCTGCAGCCGGGCGGCACCCCGTACGAGTACCCGAAGGACTTGCCGAAGGTGAACGCCACAGGTGGCCCGCATTGCGAGAACATCCTCGACCGTGTGCCGGGCAGCCATGCCAACTATCTCGTCACCGACACCTCGGAGGGTGAGGTGTGGACGCCGTCGACGAGCACACATCTCAACGGCCCCAAGGTGTTCCAGTTGCTGTTCGCCGGAATGCCGGGGGTGCCCAACCCATGA
- a CDS encoding MlaE family ABC transporter permease, producing MAFVIQSRFPKVTKRFRRFTEALDSVGKHAVFYARSIASVPKALVHYRTETIRLIAEISMGTGALAVIGGTVIIVGFLTLAAGGTIAVQGYSSLGNIGVEALTGFFAAFINVRIAAPVISGIGLAATLGAGTTAQLGAMRVSEEIDALEVMAIRPVPFLVGTRMLAGIIAIVPLYSLAVIASFIASRFATVVIYGQSGGVYDHYFSTFLIPSDILWSFAQAIIMAMAVMLIHTYYGYHAAGGPVGVGVAVGNAVRASLIAVVSVTLLMSLAIYGTSGNFHLSG from the coding sequence ATGGCATTTGTGATCCAGTCTCGTTTTCCCAAGGTGACCAAGCGCTTTCGACGCTTCACCGAGGCGCTCGATTCGGTCGGCAAGCATGCGGTGTTCTACGCGCGGTCGATCGCGTCGGTGCCCAAGGCGCTGGTGCACTACCGCACCGAAACCATCCGGCTGATCGCCGAGATCTCGATGGGCACAGGCGCGTTGGCCGTCATCGGCGGCACCGTCATCATCGTCGGCTTCCTGACCCTGGCCGCGGGCGGCACCATCGCGGTGCAGGGCTACAGCTCGCTCGGCAATATCGGCGTCGAGGCCCTGACCGGCTTCTTCGCGGCCTTCATCAATGTTCGTATCGCGGCGCCGGTTATTTCGGGCATCGGCCTGGCGGCGACGCTGGGCGCGGGCACCACGGCACAATTGGGTGCCATGCGCGTCTCCGAAGAGATCGACGCCCTCGAGGTGATGGCCATCCGGCCGGTCCCGTTCCTGGTGGGCACCCGCATGCTGGCGGGCATCATCGCCATCGTCCCGCTGTACTCACTGGCGGTGATCGCGTCGTTCATCGCGAGTCGCTTTGCGACCGTGGTGATCTACGGCCAATCGGGCGGTGTGTACGACCACTACTTCTCGACCTTCCTCATCCCCAGCGACATTCTCTGGTCCTTCGCACAGGCGATCATCATGGCCATGGCGGTCATGCTCATCCACACCTACTACGGCTATCACGCCGCGGGCGGACCGGTCGGCGTCGGCGTGGCGGTAGGTAATGCGGTGCGGGCCTCGCTGATCGCAGTCGTCTCGGTGACGCTGCTGATGTCGCTGGCCATCTACGGCACCTCCGGCAATTTCCATCTCTCCGGGTAG
- a CDS encoding MCE family protein — translation MNALRKAPRWARLVAAALVVVVAGWLVYGLVSDIGKKHITAYFPSTAGLYAGDEVRVLGVRVGRIDSIQPGKDRVTVKLTVDRGIDLPSDAKAVIISPSLVSARFIQLAPAYTGGAKMADGASIPIEHTAVPVEWDDIKAELTKLSKALGPIGEDKQGSFGRVIDTAAANLGNGNAQAFRDTLKELSSTLTTLSDGRTDLFGTIRNLQQFVDVLSKSNDQIVQFGGRLASVSSVLANVSTDLGSGLDNLDSAIADVKRFLDERGGALTESVQRLSDATQVLADKRPELEKIMHSGPTALANFYQLYKPAQGTLTGALSAPNFGNPIAFLCGAVEAVGANQADKSAELCKQYLGPVLNSLMMNYPPLLLNPATEQNAFPQQLTYSTPDLANQAPAAGPVSAPSPQSLPDLLLSGGGR, via the coding sequence ATGAACGCACTACGCAAGGCGCCCCGCTGGGCGCGCCTGGTCGCCGCCGCACTCGTGGTCGTGGTCGCCGGATGGCTGGTCTACGGACTCGTGTCCGACATCGGCAAGAAGCACATCACCGCGTACTTCCCGTCGACCGCCGGGCTCTACGCCGGTGACGAGGTGCGGGTACTCGGAGTCCGGGTCGGCCGGATCGATTCGATCCAGCCCGGCAAGGACCGGGTGACGGTGAAGCTCACCGTCGACCGGGGCATCGATCTGCCGTCCGACGCCAAGGCCGTGATCATCTCGCCGTCCCTGGTGTCGGCGCGCTTCATTCAGCTCGCGCCCGCGTACACCGGCGGCGCGAAAATGGCCGACGGCGCGTCCATTCCGATCGAACACACCGCGGTGCCGGTGGAGTGGGACGACATCAAGGCGGAACTGACCAAACTGTCCAAGGCCCTCGGCCCGATCGGTGAGGACAAGCAAGGCTCCTTCGGTCGCGTCATCGACACCGCCGCCGCGAATCTCGGCAATGGCAATGCCCAGGCGTTCCGGGACACGCTCAAGGAGTTGTCCAGCACGCTGACGACCCTGTCCGACGGCCGGACCGATCTCTTCGGCACCATCCGCAATCTGCAGCAGTTCGTCGACGTGCTGTCCAAATCGAACGATCAGATCGTGCAGTTCGGTGGCCGATTGGCCTCGGTGTCCTCGGTTCTCGCGAACGTCTCCACCGATCTGGGCAGCGGGCTGGACAATCTGGATTCCGCGATCGCCGATGTGAAGCGGTTCCTGGACGAGCGCGGCGGCGCGCTGACCGAGAGCGTGCAACGGCTGTCGGACGCCACCCAGGTGCTCGCCGACAAACGGCCCGAACTCGAGAAGATCATGCACTCCGGTCCGACCGCGCTGGCGAACTTCTATCAGCTCTACAAGCCCGCCCAGGGCACCCTGACCGGAGCCCTGTCCGCGCCGAACTTCGGCAATCCCATCGCGTTCCTGTGCGGTGCCGTCGAGGCGGTCGGCGCCAATCAGGCCGACAAGAGCGCGGAGCTGTGCAAGCAGTATCTGGGCCCGGTCCTCAACTCGCTCATGATGAATTACCCTCCGCTGCTGCTGAATCCGGCGACGGAACAGAACGCCTTCCCGCAGCAGCTCACCTACAGCACGCCTGATCTGGCCAACCAGGCTCCGGCCGCGGGACCGGTGTCCGCGCCGTCGCCGCAATCGCTGCCCGACCTGCTGCTTTCCGGAGGTGGACGATGA
- a CDS encoding MlaE family ABC transporter permease, which yields MNEVLAVPLRAVGGFFELAGAVARAVVRPPFQRREFIDQAWFVARVSMFPTLMVAIPFTVLVVFTLNILLREIGAADLSGAGAAFGAITQIGPMVTVLIVAGAGATAICADLGARTIREEIDAMKVLGIDPVHRLVVPRVLASMFVAFLLNGLVSAIGILGGFVFSVYLQGVNPGAFVNGITLLTHLPELVISEVKAMLFGLVAGLVACYLGLNVKGGPKSVGDAVNQTVVFAFMALFVINVVMTAISIKFAAR from the coding sequence ATGAATGAAGTCCTTGCCGTACCGCTGCGGGCGGTCGGAGGGTTCTTCGAACTCGCCGGTGCAGTAGCCCGCGCCGTGGTACGGCCCCCGTTCCAGCGACGGGAATTCATCGACCAGGCCTGGTTCGTCGCCAGAGTCTCCATGTTTCCCACGCTGATGGTGGCCATTCCGTTCACCGTGCTCGTGGTTTTCACTCTGAACATTCTTTTGCGAGAGATCGGAGCGGCCGACCTTTCCGGCGCGGGCGCGGCCTTCGGCGCCATCACGCAGATCGGCCCGATGGTCACGGTGCTCATCGTCGCCGGCGCGGGCGCGACGGCCATCTGCGCGGATCTGGGCGCACGCACCATCCGCGAAGAGATCGACGCGATGAAGGTGCTCGGCATCGATCCGGTGCACCGCCTGGTGGTGCCGCGAGTGCTGGCCTCGATGTTCGTGGCCTTCCTGCTCAACGGCCTGGTGTCCGCGATCGGCATCCTGGGCGGCTTCGTCTTCTCGGTCTACCTGCAGGGGGTCAACCCCGGCGCCTTCGTCAACGGCATCACCCTGCTGACCCACCTGCCGGAGCTCGTCATCTCCGAGGTGAAGGCCATGCTGTTCGGTCTCGTGGCCGGACTGGTCGCCTGCTACCTGGGGCTGAACGTCAAAGGCGGTCCCAAGAGCGTCGGTGACGCGGTCAATCAGACCGTCGTCTTCGCCTTCATGGCACTGTTCGTCATCAACGTCGTGATGACCGCGATCAGCATCAAGTTCGCGGCGCGGTGA
- a CDS encoding 3-oxoacyl-ACP reductase: MSASDVSLSGRVAIVTGAGAGLGRAEALELARAGASVIVNDLTENDAVSATLADIRALGAKAEFVAGSIAERATADALIRTAEETFGGLDIVVNNAGITRDKMLFNMSDEDFDAVVAVHLRGHFLLTRNAAAYWRGKYKETGAPVYGRIVNTSSEAGLLGPAGQANYGAAKAGITALTLSAARALESVGVRANAIAPRARTAMTEKVFSAAPDEGPDPLSPDHVARLVAYLASPAAEAITGQLFVVYGPMVVLMAAPVVEQRFDAEGEWTREGLAASLGGYFAERGSDASFSASSLKDLG, translated from the coding sequence GTGAGTGCTTCTGATGTAAGTCTTTCCGGCCGGGTTGCCATCGTCACCGGCGCGGGCGCCGGGCTGGGCCGCGCCGAGGCCCTGGAGCTGGCCCGGGCCGGCGCCTCGGTCATCGTCAACGACCTGACCGAGAACGACGCGGTGAGCGCGACCCTCGCCGACATCCGGGCGCTGGGCGCGAAGGCCGAATTCGTCGCCGGCAGTATCGCCGAACGAGCCACCGCCGACGCGCTGATCCGGACCGCCGAGGAGACCTTCGGCGGACTGGACATCGTGGTCAACAATGCCGGGATCACGCGGGACAAGATGCTGTTCAACATGTCCGACGAGGATTTCGACGCGGTCGTCGCGGTCCATCTGCGCGGGCACTTCCTGCTGACCCGCAATGCCGCCGCGTATTGGCGCGGTAAGTACAAGGAGACGGGCGCGCCGGTCTACGGCCGGATCGTCAACACCTCCTCGGAGGCCGGTCTGCTCGGCCCGGCCGGGCAGGCCAATTACGGTGCGGCCAAGGCCGGTATCACCGCGCTGACCCTGTCCGCGGCCCGCGCGCTGGAGAGCGTCGGCGTGCGCGCCAACGCCATCGCGCCGCGCGCCCGCACCGCCATGACCGAGAAGGTCTTCTCCGCGGCTCCCGACGAGGGCCCCGATCCGCTCTCGCCCGATCATGTCGCGCGTCTGGTCGCCTACCTGGCCTCCCCGGCCGCCGAGGCCATCACCGGCCAGCTGTTCGTCGTCTACGGCCCGATGGTGGTCCTGATGGCCGCGCCCGTGGTCGAACAGCGCTTCGACGCCGAGGGTGAATGGACCCGCGAGGGCCTCGCCGCGAGCCTGGGCGGCTATTTCGCCGAACGCGGTTCGGACGCTTCGTTTTCCGCTTCCTCACTCAAGGATCTGGGCTGA
- a CDS encoding ferredoxin: MKVIVDFDQCEANGICVGIAPDVFDLDDDDNLFVNEAEVTEANRRDIESAVAQCPKAALKLV; the protein is encoded by the coding sequence ATGAAGGTCATCGTCGACTTCGACCAGTGCGAGGCCAATGGAATCTGCGTCGGAATCGCCCCTGACGTCTTTGATCTCGATGACGACGACAACCTGTTCGTCAACGAGGCCGAGGTCACCGAGGCCAACCGCCGCGATATCGAGTCGGCCGTGGCGCAGTGCCCGAAGGCCGCGCTGAAGCTGGTCTGA
- a CDS encoding MCE family protein, whose translation MMSRRRIRVASVAIGLTALLGVSGCEWDGLNTVSMPGAAGTGDGAWQVRIEMPNVTMLTRNSPVMVNDVTVGSVTKIELENWHAVVTVGLNKGVNLPANAIARIGQTSLLGSNHVELAAPTDTAAQGRLKDGDVIPLDRAGAYPTTEQTLSSLSVVLNGGGISQVETITRELDATFKGRTDAIRDLLPQLNQLTTTLDQQTGDIIAAMSGLDRFAGVLAQQKDDVTAAITNIHPALTVLADRRENITKAITSLGDLSDVVQRIIDQGGDNLKADLANLQPALKSLADTGGKLADSLQWLLTFPFPIKNIDKVIKGDYMNLWMTVDLTGARLDSNWLTGTPAGGSLGGAQATLGYGIPPTALGKGDPLSDPLKPPAQSQSPTPTIPGLPPIPGLPAIPGLTVPNTQQGDGGR comes from the coding sequence ATGATGAGCCGCAGGCGAATTCGCGTCGCGAGCGTGGCGATCGGCCTGACCGCCCTGCTCGGTGTCAGCGGATGCGAATGGGACGGCCTGAACACCGTCTCGATGCCCGGCGCCGCCGGCACCGGGGACGGCGCCTGGCAGGTCCGCATCGAGATGCCGAATGTGACCATGCTGACCCGTAATTCGCCGGTCATGGTGAACGACGTGACCGTCGGCAGCGTCACCAAGATCGAGCTCGAGAACTGGCACGCGGTCGTCACCGTGGGCCTGAACAAGGGTGTCAACCTGCCGGCCAATGCCATTGCGCGCATCGGTCAGACCAGTCTGCTGGGCAGCAATCACGTCGAGCTGGCCGCGCCGACCGATACCGCGGCTCAGGGCAGGCTGAAGGACGGGGACGTCATTCCGCTCGATCGGGCGGGCGCGTACCCCACCACCGAGCAGACGTTGTCCTCACTGTCGGTCGTGCTCAACGGCGGCGGCATCTCCCAGGTGGAAACCATCACCCGGGAACTCGACGCCACCTTCAAGGGCCGCACCGACGCGATCCGGGATCTGCTGCCGCAGCTGAATCAGCTGACGACCACGCTCGATCAGCAGACCGGCGACATCATCGCGGCCATGAGTGGGCTCGATCGTTTCGCGGGCGTGCTGGCGCAGCAGAAGGACGATGTCACGGCCGCCATCACGAACATCCATCCGGCCCTGACCGTGCTCGCGGACCGTCGCGAGAACATCACCAAAGCCATTACCTCCCTGGGGGATCTGAGCGATGTGGTGCAACGGATCATCGACCAGGGCGGCGACAACCTGAAGGCCGACCTCGCCAACCTGCAGCCGGCGCTGAAGTCGCTGGCCGATACCGGTGGCAAACTGGCCGACTCGCTGCAGTGGCTGCTGACCTTCCCGTTCCCGATCAAGAACATCGACAAGGTCATCAAGGGCGACTACATGAACCTGTGGATGACCGTCGATCTCACTGGCGCACGGCTGGATTCGAACTGGCTGACGGGCACCCCGGCGGGCGGGTCGCTGGGCGGCGCCCAGGCCACGCTGGGCTACGGGATACCCCCGACGGCGCTCGGCAAGGGTGATCCGCTCTCGGATCCGCTCAAGCCGCCGGCGCAGTCGCAGTCACCGACCCCGACCATCCCAGGGCTGCCGCCGATTCCGGGCCTGCCCGCGATTCCGGGGCTCACCGTGCCGAACACGCAGCAGGGGGACGGCGGGCGATGA
- a CDS encoding MCE family protein — protein MRFKLHASTVKLSIFTLVMVLILAGLGVIFSQMRFARSTGYHAIFTSSSGILPGAKVRIAGVPVGSVSRAYVGKDHLAHIDFDIDHQYRIYRSTNAAIRYENLTGDRYLELMDGPGSAQALDQGATIHVEQTKPALDLDMLLGGFKPLLRGLNPEQVNDLTGALLQVFQGQGGTLVSLLNSGGSFSKTLGDRDALIGSVIENLKTVLATIDDRNADFATTLNELQRLVSGLAADKDPIGDALPRLAGATGDLTTLLQQVRPDLKGNIDQLGRLSTNLDDKKDDIQNVLNMLPETYKKLIRIGSYGSFLNMFVCGANFLVDGPDGKTQQVNFIGGQHTGRCAE, from the coding sequence ATGAGGTTCAAACTTCACGCGAGCACCGTGAAACTGTCGATCTTCACGCTCGTCATGGTGTTGATCCTGGCCGGCCTCGGCGTGATCTTCAGCCAGATGCGGTTCGCGCGCTCGACCGGCTACCACGCGATCTTCACCAGCTCGTCCGGGATCCTGCCGGGCGCGAAGGTGCGCATCGCCGGCGTCCCGGTCGGTTCGGTGTCGAGGGCGTACGTCGGCAAGGACCATCTGGCCCACATCGACTTCGATATCGACCACCAGTACCGGATCTACCGCAGCACCAATGCGGCCATCCGCTACGAGAACCTCACCGGTGACCGCTATCTGGAACTGATGGACGGGCCCGGATCCGCGCAGGCGCTCGACCAGGGCGCGACGATCCATGTCGAGCAGACCAAGCCCGCACTGGATCTCGACATGCTGCTCGGCGGGTTCAAACCCTTGCTGCGCGGCCTGAACCCGGAACAGGTCAACGACCTGACCGGTGCGCTGCTGCAGGTCTTCCAGGGCCAGGGCGGCACGCTGGTCTCGCTGCTCAACAGCGGCGGCTCCTTCAGCAAGACGCTGGGCGACCGGGACGCGTTGATCGGCAGCGTGATCGAGAACCTGAAGACGGTGCTGGCCACGATCGACGATCGCAACGCGGACTTCGCGACCACGCTCAACGAATTGCAGCGCCTGGTCAGCGGCCTTGCCGCGGACAAGGATCCGATCGGTGACGCGCTGCCCCGCCTGGCCGGCGCCACCGGTGATCTCACGACGCTGTTGCAACAGGTGCGCCCGGATCTGAAGGGGAACATCGACCAGCTCGGCCGGCTCTCCACGAATCTGGACGACAAGAAGGACGACATCCAGAACGTGCTGAACATGCTGCCCGAGACCTACAAGAAGCTGATTCGCATCGGCTCCTACGGCTCGTTCCTGAATATGTTCGTCTGCGGTGCGAACTTCCTCGTCGACGGCCCCGACGGCAAGACCCAGCAGGTCAACTTCATCGGTGGTCAGCACACCGGGAGGTGTGCCGAATGA
- a CDS encoding acyl-CoA dehydrogenase family protein, with protein MRIAYTPQQEQLRAELRDYFTKLITPERRQALSAQTGEYGEGNVYREVVAEMGRDGWLALGWPKEYGGQDRSTMDQLIFTDEAAIAGAPVPFLTINSVAPTIMHYGTEEQKKFFLPKIAAGELHFAIGYSEPGAGTDLASLRTSAVRDGDEWVINGQKMWTSLIAYADYIWLAARTDPNAKKHKGISMFIVPTTAEGFSWTPVHTMAGPDTSATYYQDVRAKDSDMVGPENGGWALVTNQLNHERVALTSSAPLALAVAQVTEWARNTKAANGSRVIDQEWVQISLARVHAKVEYLKLTNWEIASRADAGGDAAPRPWDASATKVYGTELATESYRALMEILGPQAYLRQDSAGAQLRGRLERMHRACLILTFGGGTNEVQRDIIAMTALKQPAAAR; from the coding sequence ATGCGTATCGCCTACACGCCGCAACAGGAACAGCTGCGTGCCGAGCTACGTGACTATTTCACCAAGCTCATCACTCCCGAACGGCGGCAAGCGCTTTCGGCGCAGACCGGCGAATACGGCGAGGGCAATGTCTACCGCGAGGTCGTCGCCGAGATGGGTCGCGACGGATGGCTCGCGCTGGGCTGGCCCAAGGAGTACGGCGGGCAGGACCGGTCCACCATGGACCAGCTGATCTTCACCGACGAGGCCGCCATCGCCGGCGCCCCGGTGCCGTTCCTGACCATCAACTCGGTCGCGCCGACGATCATGCACTACGGCACCGAGGAGCAGAAGAAGTTCTTCCTGCCCAAGATCGCCGCCGGTGAACTGCACTTCGCCATCGGCTACTCCGAGCCGGGCGCGGGCACCGACCTGGCCTCGCTGCGCACCTCCGCGGTCCGCGACGGCGACGAGTGGGTGATCAACGGGCAGAAGATGTGGACCTCGCTGATCGCCTACGCCGACTACATCTGGCTGGCCGCCCGCACCGACCCGAACGCCAAGAAGCACAAGGGCATCTCGATGTTCATCGTGCCGACCACGGCCGAGGGCTTCTCCTGGACGCCGGTGCACACCATGGCCGGGCCCGACACCTCCGCCACCTACTACCAGGACGTCCGCGCCAAGGACTCCGACATGGTGGGCCCGGAGAACGGCGGCTGGGCGCTGGTCACCAACCAGCTCAACCACGAGCGGGTGGCGCTGACCTCCTCGGCGCCGCTGGCGCTGGCGGTCGCGCAGGTCACCGAGTGGGCGCGCAATACCAAGGCCGCCAACGGTTCTCGCGTCATCGACCAGGAATGGGTGCAAATCAGCCTGGCCCGCGTGCACGCCAAGGTCGAGTACCTGAAGCTGACCAACTGGGAGATCGCCTCGCGCGCCGATGCGGGCGGCGACGCCGCGCCGCGCCCGTGGGACGCCTCGGCCACCAAGGTGTACGGCACCGAACTGGCCACCGAGTCCTATCGCGCGCTGATGGAGATCCTCGGCCCGCAGGCCTACCTGCGCCAGGATTCGGCGGGCGCGCAGCTGCGCGGCCGGCTCGAGCGCATGCAC
- a CDS encoding MCE family protein, protein MSEQRSPLINVGVIGIVLAVTVCLASLQFDRLPFIRSGAEFNAYFADAGGLLPGDPVQVAGVRSGRVEAVKLDGAKVKVRFTLDESIVLGVKTSAAIKTNTLLGRKSLELLPTGDGAIHAGDAIPLDRTTSPYSLNDALGDLATTVKGLDTDQINKTLDTLSEAFTDTPGPLRSALDGITQLSRSLNNRDKALTDLLSHAQNVTKVLGDRAVQINSLLVDGNSLLGELDARRTAISQLIVYVNGLATQLSGFVKDNEEQLKPTLDKLNSVLNLLQTNKDNIGKALTELGPFEAALGEQVGSGPYFQAYLSNVDSPMVQTLVDAMVWPQHLPDSLQAYLNGGITIQPATPGAPR, encoded by the coding sequence ATGAGCGAGCAACGTTCCCCATTGATCAATGTCGGCGTGATCGGCATCGTGCTGGCGGTGACGGTCTGCCTGGCCTCACTGCAGTTCGATCGCCTGCCCTTCATTCGCTCGGGCGCCGAATTCAACGCCTACTTCGCTGACGCGGGCGGTCTGCTGCCCGGGGATCCGGTGCAGGTGGCCGGTGTTCGTTCCGGCCGGGTCGAAGCCGTGAAGCTGGACGGCGCGAAGGTCAAGGTGCGCTTCACGCTGGACGAGTCGATCGTGCTGGGCGTCAAGACCTCCGCGGCCATCAAGACCAATACGCTGCTGGGGCGTAAATCGCTCGAACTGCTGCCTACCGGCGACGGCGCGATCCACGCGGGAGACGCGATCCCCTTGGACCGCACCACCTCTCCGTATTCGCTCAACGACGCTCTCGGCGATCTGGCCACCACCGTGAAGGGCCTCGACACCGATCAGATCAACAAGACGCTGGACACGCTGTCGGAGGCGTTCACCGATACGCCCGGACCGCTGCGCTCGGCGCTGGACGGCATCACCCAGCTCTCCCGCAGCCTGAACAACCGGGACAAGGCGCTCACCGATCTGCTCTCGCACGCGCAGAACGTCACCAAGGTACTGGGTGACCGTGCGGTGCAGATCAATTCGCTGCTCGTCGACGGCAATTCGCTGCTCGGTGAGCTCGACGCCCGCCGGACCGCGATCAGTCAGTTGATCGTGTACGTCAACGGCCTGGCCACGCAGCTGTCCGGGTTCGTCAAGGACAACGAGGAACAGCTGAAACCGACCCTGGACAAATTGAATTCGGTGCTGAATCTGCTCCAGACCAACAAGGACAACATCGGCAAGGCGCTGACCGAGCTCGGCCCCTTCGAGGCCGCGCTGGGCGAACAGGTCGGCAGTGGACCGTACTTCCAGGCGTACCTGTCCAATGTGGACTCGCCCATGGTGCAAACGCTGGTCGACGCCATGGTCTGGCCGCAGCACCTCCCCGATTCGCTGCAGGCGTATCTCAACGGGGGGATCACCATTCAGCCCGCGACCCCGGGAGCGCCGCGATGA